One Bacteroidota bacterium DNA window includes the following coding sequences:
- the buk gene encoding butyrate kinase, with translation MYSKKILVIYPEEKSTYIAVYYGSEMTFLKNIKHTDVELDAFKEIKDQLTFRKKAILDVLIENDIDIKKVNLLMSRSGMMKPVKSGIYEINELMIKDLVEGSKSEHHINLGGLVSKEIADDLGIKAYMADPVVVDEFDEVARVSGHPLIERKSRFHALSHKHFARKYAKSISKQYEDLNLIVVYVGTKGISIGAHKKGKVIDVNQSYDGDGPFGVTRAGSLPTGDLIRLCFSRKYNESEMLDLVQRGGGYAAYLGTSNLSEIDQRLMSGDDTAIFISYACAYQVAKEIGGMYAVLDAKVDAIILSGNIFNSERFLENVTRRVGKIAPIALYPSKNDFEAIAMNGLRLLKEEIVAQEYK, from the coding sequence GCTGTTTATTATGGATCAGAAATGACATTCCTTAAAAATATTAAGCACACAGATGTTGAACTGGATGCTTTTAAGGAAATAAAAGATCAACTCACATTCAGGAAAAAAGCCATTTTAGATGTGTTGATTGAGAACGATATTGATATCAAAAAAGTTAATTTGTTAATGTCGAGATCGGGAATGATGAAGCCTGTTAAATCAGGGATTTATGAAATCAACGAATTGATGATTAAAGATTTGGTCGAAGGCAGCAAAAGTGAGCATCATATCAATTTAGGTGGATTGGTTTCGAAAGAGATTGCTGACGATTTAGGCATCAAAGCATACATGGCTGATCCTGTTGTTGTGGATGAATTTGATGAAGTAGCTCGTGTGAGCGGACATCCGCTGATTGAAAGGAAATCCCGATTTCATGCATTGAGCCATAAACATTTTGCACGTAAATATGCCAAATCTATCAGCAAACAATATGAAGATTTAAATCTTATTGTGGTTTATGTAGGAACCAAAGGAATTTCAATTGGTGCACATAAAAAAGGGAAGGTGATTGATGTAAATCAATCGTATGATGGAGATGGCCCTTTTGGAGTTACAAGGGCAGGATCTTTGCCAACAGGTGATTTGATCCGTTTGTGTTTCAGTAGGAAATATAATGAAAGCGAAATGCTTGACTTGGTTCAACGAGGAGGAGGATATGCTGCATATCTTGGAACTTCTAATTTATCTGAAATAGATCAGCGACTCATGTCGGGCGACGATACCGCCATATTTATTTCTTATGCATGTGCCTATCAGGTTGCCAAAGAAATTGGTGGAATGTACGCGGTGTTGGATGCAAAAGTAGATGCCATTATTTTAAGCGGGAATATCTTTAATAGTGAACGCTTTCTTGAAAATGTAACCCGAAGGGTTGGCAAAATTGCTCCCATTGCTTTGTATCCAAGCAAAAATGATTTTGAAGCCATTGCCATGAATGGATTACGATTGCTGAAAGAAGAAATCGTGGCTCAAGAGTATAAGTAA
- the tnpA gene encoding IS200/IS605 family transposase codes for MSHSLVKIWVHAILGVKYRENLINPKSEKLIYKILSREVSKTGCKLFAIGGTENHVHILIMLKSTVSISNVMKQVKGASSRMISRLKLCPQEFYWQIGYGAFSVSEKNVKGVIRYIKNQKIHHQQVSLHDELKSIRAGQHSHSKTIN; via the coding sequence ATGTCACATTCACTTGTTAAAATATGGGTACATGCAATCCTCGGTGTTAAATATCGTGAGAATCTCATCAATCCCAAATCGGAGAAATTAATTTACAAGATTTTATCAAGAGAGGTTTCCAAAACTGGTTGTAAGTTATTTGCCATTGGTGGAACTGAAAATCATGTTCATATTTTGATAATGCTCAAATCAACGGTTAGTATCAGCAATGTAATGAAACAAGTTAAAGGTGCAAGTAGCCGAATGATTTCAAGATTAAAGTTATGCCCACAAGAATTTTATTGGCAAATCGGATATGGTGCTTTTTCTGTTTCCGAGAAAAATGTGAAAGGTGTTATCAGGTATATCAAAAATCAAAAAATTCATCATCAGCAAGTTAGCCTGCATGATGAACTAAAATCTATTAGGGCTGGCCAGCATTCGCACTCAAAAACAATAAATTAA
- a CDS encoding acetoacetate--CoA ligase: MNNTKLWQPNPEKASASQMQEFLNLIRDKYHLAENSYAHLHQWSVENPADFWEEFWNYSNIIHSEKYTSVVDDPQKMPGAKWFTDAKLNYAENLLQRRDDKTAIIFRGESEIKRQLSYKELYEEVRKTVAGLKKLGVKKGDRIAGFMPNMPESIIAMLATSAIGAIWSSSSPDFGIKGVLDRFSQIEPKVIFAADGYFFKGKQFDSQEKLLQILDQLPSVKKVVLVNYTHTVDKGKFSNAITYEELTEPTAEKLVFEQLDFDHPLYIMYSSGTTGLPKSIVHSAGGTLIQHLKELKLHCDLTENDVHFYYTTCGWMMWNWFVSSLAVGATIVCYDGNPFYPQADALLKMADELDITIFGTSAKYIAMLESEEVVPNTISDFPKLKAILSTGSPLSEESFEYVYRDWKKDVQLSSIAGGTDIVSCFVLGNPLLPVYRGDIQCKGLGMDVDCINEAGTSLIGEKGELVCKIAFPSMPVYFWNDPNGEKYHDAYFATYPNIWHHGDYILITENGGIQMHGRSDATLNPGGVRIGTAEIYRVVENMDEIADSVVIGHQLENDEEVVLFVKLSIGQSLTEELKQKIKNQIRKNCSPRHVPALILETKDVPYTINGKKVEVAVKKIAHGQEVKNKDALANPESLEYFKDRL; the protein is encoded by the coding sequence ATGAATAATACAAAACTTTGGCAACCCAACCCTGAAAAAGCTTCTGCATCCCAAATGCAGGAATTTCTAAATTTGATCCGCGATAAATATCATTTAGCTGAAAATAGTTATGCGCATTTGCATCAGTGGAGTGTTGAAAACCCGGCTGATTTTTGGGAAGAATTCTGGAATTATTCAAACATCATTCATTCAGAAAAATATACTTCGGTTGTTGATGATCCCCAAAAAATGCCAGGGGCCAAATGGTTTACCGATGCAAAACTCAATTATGCTGAAAATCTTTTGCAGAGAAGAGATGATAAAACGGCCATTATTTTTCGGGGCGAATCAGAAATAAAAAGACAACTATCCTACAAGGAATTATACGAAGAAGTCAGGAAAACGGTGGCAGGTTTAAAAAAACTTGGAGTAAAGAAAGGAGATCGTATCGCCGGATTTATGCCCAATATGCCTGAAAGTATTATTGCCATGTTGGCGACTTCAGCCATTGGTGCCATATGGTCGTCCTCGTCTCCCGATTTTGGGATTAAAGGAGTTTTAGATCGGTTCAGTCAGATTGAACCCAAGGTAATTTTTGCAGCAGATGGTTACTTTTTTAAGGGAAAACAATTTGATTCCCAAGAAAAACTTTTGCAGATTTTGGATCAATTACCCTCTGTTAAAAAAGTGGTTTTGGTGAATTATACTCATACGGTTGACAAAGGAAAATTTAGCAATGCGATTACTTACGAAGAACTTACAGAACCAACGGCTGAAAAACTCGTTTTCGAACAACTCGATTTCGATCACCCATTGTATATCATGTATTCTTCGGGTACTACCGGTTTACCAAAAAGCATCGTTCATTCGGCAGGTGGAACGCTCATTCAACATTTAAAAGAATTAAAATTGCACTGCGATTTAACAGAAAATGATGTACATTTTTATTACACAACCTGTGGTTGGATGATGTGGAACTGGTTTGTAAGTTCGCTGGCGGTTGGAGCAACCATCGTTTGTTATGATGGCAATCCGTTTTATCCCCAAGCTGATGCACTGCTTAAAATGGCTGATGAACTTGACATCACAATTTTTGGTACCAGTGCAAAATACATTGCCATGCTCGAATCGGAAGAAGTTGTTCCAAATACTATCTCCGATTTTCCTAAGCTTAAGGCGATTCTTTCAACTGGTTCGCCCCTTTCTGAAGAAAGCTTCGAATATGTTTATCGTGATTGGAAAAAGGATGTCCAGCTTTCTTCTATTGCCGGAGGTACGGATATTGTTTCTTGTTTTGTTTTAGGAAATCCATTATTGCCGGTTTATCGTGGCGATATTCAATGCAAGGGTCTTGGAATGGATGTGGATTGCATCAACGAAGCGGGTACAAGCTTAATTGGAGAAAAAGGGGAACTAGTTTGCAAAATAGCTTTCCCCTCAATGCCGGTTTATTTTTGGAACGATCCGAATGGTGAAAAATATCACGATGCTTATTTTGCAACTTATCCCAATATTTGGCATCATGGCGATTATATTCTCATTACCGAAAACGGTGGTATTCAAATGCATGGTCGATCAGATGCAACTTTAAATCCGGGTGGTGTACGAATAGGAACTGCCGAAATTTACCGTGTGGTTGAGAATATGGATGAAATTGCCGATTCGGTTGTAATCGGTCATCAACTTGAAAATGATGAAGAAGTTGTGCTTTTTGTAAAGCTGTCCATTGGACAATCACTAACAGAAGAATTAAAACAGAAAATAAAAAATCAAATCCGGAAGAATTGCAGCCCACGTCATGTTCCGGCCCTGATTTTGGAAACCAAAGATGTTCCTTACACCATCAATGGTAAAAAAGTTGAAGTTGCCGTTAAAAAAATTGCACATGGTCAAGAGGTTAAAAATAAAGATGCTTTGGCTAATCCTGAGAGCTTGGAATATTTTAAAGATCGATTGTAA
- a CDS encoding acyl-CoA dehydrogenase family protein gives MNFDLSEEQKMIREAVRDFAELEIKPIAQELDEKAEFSLDLTQKMGELGLFGMCLPEKYGGQGLDTLSYIIAVEELARVDSSQAATLAAHNSLGIGPLYYYGTEEQKLKYLPPLCTGEALWGFGLTEASAGSDSRGTKTKARLENGQWIIDGSKIFITNGSSEISVGSTVQAVSDVKNGIPEFTCIIVDKDTPGFKRNTMHGKMMWRASDTAELYFEDCKVPEGNLLGEVGQGSKIMLSTLDNGRLSIAAMGLGLAQGAFELGLNYANERKQFGKPISKFQVNAFKLADMALKIELARNLLYKACWLKDENKPFAKEAAMSKLYCSEIAKQVADEALQLHGGYGLMKDYAIERFFRDQRLLQIGEGTSEIQRLVISRYIGC, from the coding sequence ATGAATTTCGATTTAAGTGAGGAACAAAAAATGATCCGCGAAGCGGTCCGCGACTTCGCTGAATTAGAAATTAAACCAATTGCCCAGGAATTAGACGAAAAAGCAGAGTTTTCCCTTGACCTGACACAAAAGATGGGAGAATTAGGCCTATTTGGAATGTGCCTGCCCGAGAAATACGGTGGACAGGGACTTGACACTTTATCTTACATCATTGCCGTTGAAGAATTAGCCAGGGTCGACAGCTCACAAGCTGCCACTCTTGCTGCCCACAATTCCCTAGGAATCGGGCCTCTGTATTATTACGGCACTGAAGAACAAAAACTAAAATACCTTCCCCCTCTTTGCACTGGTGAAGCGCTTTGGGGTTTCGGTTTGACCGAAGCTTCAGCCGGATCCGACTCGAGGGGAACTAAAACCAAAGCACGACTAGAGAATGGTCAATGGATAATTGATGGTTCAAAAATTTTCATCACCAACGGGTCTTCTGAAATTTCAGTTGGTTCAACTGTTCAGGCAGTAAGTGATGTGAAAAATGGTATACCTGAATTCACCTGTATTATTGTCGACAAAGATACTCCCGGCTTTAAGCGCAATACCATGCATGGCAAAATGATGTGGCGGGCTTCCGACACAGCCGAACTGTATTTTGAGGATTGCAAAGTTCCGGAAGGAAATCTTTTAGGAGAAGTGGGGCAAGGTTCCAAAATCATGCTAAGCACCCTTGATAATGGCCGGCTATCAATTGCCGCCATGGGCCTTGGATTGGCACAAGGAGCCTTTGAACTGGGTTTAAATTATGCTAACGAACGCAAACAATTTGGCAAACCCATCTCCAAATTTCAGGTGAATGCCTTTAAATTGGCCGATATGGCGCTAAAAATTGAGCTGGCGCGTAACCTGCTTTACAAAGCATGTTGGCTGAAAGATGAAAATAAACCCTTTGCTAAAGAGGCGGCCATGTCGAAATTGTATTGCTCGGAAATTGCGAAACAAGTTGCCGACGAAGCACTTCAATTGCATGGTGGTTACGGCCTTATGAAAGATTACGCGATTGAACGATTTTTCCGCGATCAACGATTATTGCAAATTGGCGAAGGAACATCGGAAATTCAGCGATTGGTGATTTCACGCTATATAGGTTGTTAA